A region of Thermococcus barossii DNA encodes the following proteins:
- a CDS encoding DUF257 family protein, translated as MTRINDESLVEYFRSIKPGKDVLIEYTSKEPIHMLFHLILKCLQKNGLPVVIVDELDQLHVFRTQLRLAGMDTESIDTANVIKIGGLLKTGNVLGRVDLSKEFPIRKKHYEEAMRKVKADYTVRIVLGFDKVLAMHEEERRDLESLFGYMIRPYLGDERRTTVYFINTELFSERTLKEFREHASRVFSVRFEENAVILKVIKSPNITDYGKEMKAEIKNCG; from the coding sequence ATGACGAGGATTAATGACGAGTCACTGGTCGAATACTTCCGAAGTATCAAGCCCGGAAAGGACGTTCTAATCGAATACACTTCCAAGGAACCCATCCATATGCTCTTCCACTTAATTCTGAAGTGCCTTCAAAAGAACGGGCTTCCGGTTGTTATCGTGGACGAACTGGATCAGCTCCACGTTTTCAGGACGCAGCTCAGGCTGGCCGGCATGGATACGGAATCCATTGACACCGCCAACGTCATAAAGATAGGTGGACTGCTCAAGACCGGAAACGTCCTTGGCAGGGTCGACCTCAGCAAGGAGTTTCCGATAAGGAAGAAGCATTACGAGGAAGCCATGCGGAAGGTGAAAGCGGACTACACTGTTAGGATCGTGCTCGGTTTCGACAAGGTTCTGGCAATGCATGAAGAGGAGAGAAGGGACCTGGAGTCTCTCTTCGGTTATATGATAAGGCCGTATCTGGGCGATGAAAGGAGGACAACGGTCTACTTCATAAATACAGAGCTCTTCAGTGAGAGAACCCTTAAAGAGTTCAGGGAGCACGCCAGTCGGGTCTTCAGCGTCAGGTTCGAAGAGAACGCTGTTATCCTCAAGGTGATCAAATCTCCAAACATAACAGACTACGGGAAAGAAATGAAGGCTGAGATCAAAAATTGTGGTTAA
- a CDS encoding alanyl-tRNA editing protein has protein sequence MTRKLYYEDAYLKEAKAKVLEVKDNALLLDQTVFYPTGGGQPHDRGTINGVEVLDVYKDDAGNVWHVVEEPERFKVGDEVELKIDWDYRYRLMRIHTAMHLLEHVLNLVLPGEWELYGSGMSVEKGRYDILYPENVNQWKEQIIETFNRLVDEGGEVRIWWEGETRYTQIRDFEVIPCGGTHVRDIREIGHLKKFKRSSLGKGKQRLEIWLRD, from the coding sequence GTGACCCGCAAGCTCTACTACGAGGACGCCTACCTCAAAGAGGCCAAGGCGAAGGTTCTGGAGGTGAAGGACAACGCCCTCCTCCTCGACCAGACGGTTTTCTATCCGACCGGTGGCGGCCAGCCCCACGACAGGGGGACGATAAACGGCGTTGAGGTTCTCGACGTTTACAAGGACGATGCCGGCAACGTCTGGCACGTGGTTGAGGAGCCCGAGAGGTTCAAGGTCGGGGATGAGGTCGAGTTGAAGATAGACTGGGACTACAGGTACAGGCTCATGAGAATACACACGGCCATGCACCTGCTGGAGCACGTGCTGAACCTTGTACTCCCCGGCGAATGGGAGCTGTACGGCAGCGGAATGAGCGTCGAGAAGGGCCGCTACGACATCCTCTACCCGGAGAACGTGAACCAGTGGAAGGAGCAGATAATTGAGACCTTCAACAGGCTCGTCGACGAGGGCGGAGAGGTAAGAATATGGTGGGAAGGGGAAACGCGCTACACCCAGATAAGGGACTTCGAGGTCATCCCCTGCGGCGGAACCCACGTGAGGGACATAAGGGAGATAGGCCACCTCAAGAAGTTCAAGCGCTCCAGCCTTGGGAAGGGAAAGCAGAGGCTGGAGATATGGCTGAGGGATTGA
- a CDS encoding exodeoxyribonuclease VII small subunit produces MKRLLAVLFAAILLTPLIGPNLGLAEDFQPKTYKQDFVFTIVVMPNGNANITMKTVWLEPKDEIQKQIEQILNETQNGNMTLEEAIAKFEEEQLQRYIQSLTQAGMSLTNESVKSYGIEEGDNITIVFNAIALNFSRYYSYGDYWEVHLDPTRGYATINVPDTGLPFAVDINNTFIIKLPENATLLEYPKAFAQQYNASKFFVTSQVEGDTVIVRSYIYLEPFLPPDGYNALFGSYKDYYIRYKAPYKGEEQYQSSVMNEYVTLDIYNNGSVRLHMRDEYIEPKSEVEARKAEIISYGVENVTEYILRTYSIALGYRGALVDDGKVKILGLNETDAPLIIDAEYMLRNFTTFENGSYVYQFDPTLGLSNGLTDRLEYAVNHTLYLTINLPDGGEFLEVPDNISEELNGNRLIMTVVKEGNSLKITSHVFLRYGAPAEDVTKMLSNHTTATVRYTIPGEKSGGLTETQQMAAVVAAVVLIALAVFFWKRR; encoded by the coding sequence ATGAAGAGACTGCTTGCGGTGCTTTTCGCCGCAATTCTACTGACACCTCTCATCGGCCCGAACCTGGGCCTTGCGGAGGATTTTCAACCGAAAACGTACAAGCAGGACTTCGTTTTTACAATAGTTGTCATGCCCAACGGGAACGCCAACATAACCATGAAGACGGTATGGCTTGAGCCGAAGGACGAGATACAGAAGCAGATAGAGCAGATTCTCAACGAGACTCAGAACGGCAACATGACCCTTGAGGAGGCCATAGCGAAGTTCGAGGAGGAGCAGCTCCAGCGGTACATTCAGAGCCTTACGCAGGCCGGCATGAGCCTCACCAACGAAAGCGTGAAATCCTACGGTATCGAGGAGGGCGATAACATAACGATAGTCTTCAACGCCATAGCCCTCAACTTCTCCAGATACTACTCCTACGGTGACTACTGGGAGGTTCACCTCGATCCGACCAGGGGGTACGCGACGATAAACGTCCCCGATACGGGACTTCCGTTTGCGGTTGACATAAACAACACGTTCATCATAAAGCTCCCCGAGAACGCAACCCTGTTGGAGTATCCGAAGGCCTTCGCCCAGCAGTACAACGCGAGCAAATTCTTCGTAACGTCCCAGGTCGAGGGGGACACCGTGATAGTGAGGTCTTACATATACCTCGAACCCTTCCTGCCCCCTGATGGATACAACGCGCTCTTTGGAAGCTACAAGGACTACTACATCCGCTACAAAGCGCCCTACAAGGGTGAGGAGCAATACCAGAGCAGCGTAATGAACGAGTACGTCACCCTGGATATATACAACAACGGAAGCGTCAGGCTTCACATGAGGGACGAGTACATAGAACCCAAGTCCGAGGTCGAGGCTAGGAAGGCCGAGATAATCTCCTACGGCGTTGAGAACGTCACGGAGTACATACTCAGGACGTACTCGATAGCGCTCGGCTACAGGGGGGCCCTGGTTGACGACGGAAAGGTCAAGATACTCGGCCTCAACGAAACCGACGCTCCCCTGATAATAGACGCCGAGTACATGCTCAGAAACTTCACGACCTTCGAGAACGGTTCCTACGTTTACCAGTTCGACCCGACGCTCGGCCTCAGCAACGGGCTCACCGACAGGCTGGAATACGCGGTTAACCATACGCTCTACCTCACGATAAACCTTCCCGATGGCGGGGAGTTCCTTGAGGTTCCGGACAACATAAGCGAAGAACTCAACGGCAACAGGCTGATAATGACCGTCGTGAAGGAAGGCAACAGCCTGAAGATAACCTCCCACGTTTTCCTCCGCTACGGAGCACCGGCTGAAGATGTAACCAAGATGCTCTCCAACCACACCACCGCCACGGTGAGGTACACTATTCCAGGGGAGAAGAGCGGAGGCCTAACAGAGACCCAGCAGATGGCGGCGGTTGTGGCCGCGGTTGTTCTTATAGCCCTCGCGGTGTTCTTCTGGAAGAGGCGCTGA
- a CDS encoding dicarboxylate/amino acid:cation symporter encodes MGLLRKYLDYPVLWKILWGLILGAVFGLIMGYLGYAEFVKTYIKPLGDLFVRLLKMLVMPIVLASLVVGAASISPARLGRVGVKIVLYYLLTSAFAVFFGLLMGNLFRVGTGISLGTGEGKAIEAQPPSLVKTLLNIVPTNPFASLSNGDVLPVIFFAIILGIALTYLINKDDERLKNAGTTLLRAFDGLAEAMYIIVAGVMQYAPIGVFALIAYVMASQGLKVVGPLAKVVVAVYVGLAVQILLVYFVLLKVFGIDPLKFLKKAKDAMLTAFVTRSSSGTLPVTMRVAEEEMGIDRGIFSFTLPLGATINMDGTALYQGVTVLFVANAIGHPLTPSQQLIVVLTAVLASIGTAGVPGAGAIMLAMVLQSVGLDLTAGSPVALAYAMILGIDAILDMGRTMVNVTGDLTGTTIVAKTEGEIDLSKWEQ; translated from the coding sequence ATGGGGCTCCTGAGGAAATACCTGGACTACCCTGTTCTGTGGAAGATACTGTGGGGTTTAATTCTCGGTGCAGTTTTTGGACTGATAATGGGCTACCTGGGCTACGCAGAGTTCGTCAAGACCTACATCAAGCCACTGGGTGACCTCTTTGTTCGCCTGTTGAAGATGTTAGTAATGCCAATAGTTCTGGCGTCACTCGTCGTCGGTGCCGCCAGCATCAGCCCGGCAAGGCTCGGAAGGGTCGGTGTGAAGATAGTACTCTATTACCTCCTCACGTCGGCCTTTGCAGTGTTCTTTGGCCTGCTGATGGGCAACCTCTTCAGGGTCGGAACGGGCATAAGCCTGGGAACCGGCGAGGGAAAGGCCATCGAAGCCCAGCCTCCTTCCCTCGTAAAGACGCTCCTCAACATAGTGCCAACGAACCCCTTCGCCTCCCTGTCCAACGGTGACGTGTTGCCGGTGATATTCTTCGCCATAATCCTTGGCATAGCCCTGACGTACCTTATAAACAAGGATGACGAAAGGCTCAAGAACGCGGGAACGACGCTCCTCAGGGCATTCGATGGCCTGGCCGAGGCGATGTACATCATAGTCGCTGGCGTTATGCAGTACGCGCCGATAGGTGTCTTTGCCCTCATAGCCTACGTCATGGCATCCCAGGGACTTAAGGTGGTCGGTCCTCTCGCCAAGGTCGTCGTGGCGGTTTACGTCGGCCTCGCCGTGCAGATACTGCTGGTGTACTTTGTCCTCCTCAAGGTATTCGGAATCGACCCGCTCAAGTTCCTCAAGAAGGCCAAGGATGCCATGCTCACGGCCTTCGTTACGAGGAGTTCCAGCGGAACCCTTCCAGTTACGATGCGCGTTGCCGAGGAGGAAATGGGCATTGACAGGGGAATCTTCTCGTTTACCCTCCCACTCGGTGCCACGATAAACATGGATGGAACCGCCCTCTATCAGGGTGTCACGGTTCTCTTTGTCGCCAACGCCATCGGCCATCCGCTCACGCCCAGCCAGCAGCTCATAGTGGTCCTAACAGCCGTTCTGGCCTCAATTGGAACTGCCGGTGTGCCCGGAGCTGGAGCCATAATGCTTGCCATGGTGCTCCAGAGCGTTGGCCTCGACCTCACCGCGGGAAGCCCCGTTGCCCTGGCCTACGCCATGATACTGGGAATCGATGCAATCCTTGACATGGGCAGGACGATGGTAAACGTCACCGGTGATCTGACAGGAACAACCATCGTGGCCAAGACGGAGGGAGAGATAGACCTCTCCAAGTGGGAGCAGTAA
- a CDS encoding biotin--[acetyl-CoA-carboxylase] ligase has translation MGEGRGISVGIRVISLDEVDSTNEYAKKIARKVPEGTVVLAKRQTAGRGRKGRRWESPEGGLWMSVILKPQRVDSRLVFVGALAVVDTLSEFGLSPGIKWPNDVWVAGRKIAGILTEGRAGEYTVLGIGLNVNNPIPPELQGDAVSMLELIGTPLPLDRVLERLLFHLNAWYRVFKERPGLMMAKVRERTFILGRTVKIIQDYNVLIGRAVDVLDDGSLLLDIDGQLRRILYGDVSLRLF, from the coding sequence ATGGGCGAGGGCAGGGGAATCAGTGTGGGCATCAGGGTTATCAGCCTTGATGAGGTCGATTCAACTAACGAGTACGCGAAAAAGATAGCCCGGAAAGTCCCCGAGGGCACGGTCGTCCTTGCAAAGAGGCAGACCGCTGGACGGGGCAGAAAGGGGCGGAGATGGGAGTCGCCCGAGGGCGGTCTCTGGATGAGCGTCATTCTGAAGCCCCAGCGGGTAGACTCCAGACTGGTCTTCGTCGGGGCGCTGGCCGTCGTGGACACGCTTTCCGAGTTTGGCCTCTCCCCCGGGATAAAGTGGCCCAACGACGTCTGGGTTGCTGGAAGGAAAATAGCCGGAATTCTGACCGAAGGGAGGGCCGGCGAATACACCGTTCTGGGAATCGGTTTAAACGTCAACAATCCCATTCCCCCTGAGCTCCAGGGGGATGCTGTCTCCATGCTGGAATTAATCGGGACTCCACTGCCTCTGGATAGGGTCCTTGAGAGGCTTCTCTTCCATCTAAACGCCTGGTACAGGGTTTTTAAAGAACGTCCTGGGCTTATGATGGCCAAAGTCCGTGAGAGAACGTTTATCCTCGGGCGGACTGTGAAGATTATTCAGGATTATAATGTTCTAATAGGTCGTGCGGTGGACGTTTTAGATGATGGGTCGCTTTTACTCGACATTGACGGACAGTTAAGGAGAATTTTGTACGGGGATGTTTCGTTAAGGCTCTTCTAA
- the fba gene encoding class I fructose-bisphosphate aldolase, whose protein sequence is MDAYQNVGIRRRLGRFFRRDGRALIFAMDHGFEHGPTDFEEHWEHVNPRIIIRKVMRAGVDGVMMLPGLARIAGNDVKPERGLMIKLTSKTNLRPKDEQLLQSQLGYVEDAIKLGADAVAATVYWGSPQEDVMMRQFAEIASYAHDLGFPVVQFAYPRGPYINEKYGKKEDYRVVMYGARAAVESGADMIKTYWTGSRETFAKVVDAAAGVPVLLSGGAKAENPLDFLRVVYDVVEAGGAGAVVGRNIFQRENPEPLIKALIRIIHRNEEPEEAAKAEGLI, encoded by the coding sequence ATGGACGCGTACCAGAACGTTGGGATTAGGAGGCGCCTGGGAAGGTTCTTCCGCAGGGACGGAAGGGCGCTCATCTTTGCGATGGACCACGGCTTTGAGCACGGGCCGACCGACTTCGAGGAGCACTGGGAGCACGTAAACCCAAGGATAATCATCAGAAAGGTCATGAGGGCGGGTGTTGATGGCGTCATGATGCTCCCGGGTCTTGCGAGGATAGCCGGAAACGATGTGAAGCCCGAGAGGGGCTTGATGATAAAGCTCACCAGCAAGACCAACCTCCGCCCAAAGGACGAGCAGCTCCTCCAGAGCCAGCTTGGCTATGTCGAGGACGCGATAAAGCTCGGCGCAGACGCGGTAGCGGCGACCGTTTACTGGGGTTCCCCACAGGAAGACGTCATGATGCGCCAGTTCGCCGAGATAGCAAGCTACGCCCATGATTTGGGCTTCCCCGTTGTGCAGTTCGCCTACCCGCGCGGGCCCTACATAAACGAGAAGTACGGCAAAAAGGAGGACTACCGCGTCGTGATGTACGGTGCCAGGGCAGCGGTCGAGAGCGGGGCGGACATGATAAAGACCTACTGGACAGGCTCAAGAGAGACCTTTGCCAAGGTCGTTGATGCGGCCGCCGGCGTTCCCGTTCTCCTCAGCGGCGGAGCAAAGGCCGAGAACCCCCTGGACTTCCTGAGGGTGGTCTACGACGTCGTTGAGGCCGGCGGAGCAGGGGCAGTCGTTGGCAGAAATATCTTCCAGCGCGAGAACCCGGAGCCGCTGATAAAAGCCCTCATAAGGATAATACACCGCAACGAAGAACCGGAAGAGGCCGCAAAGGCGGAAGGGCTCATCTGA
- a CDS encoding pyruvate/oxaloacetate carboxyltransferase produces MAKVEIIDTTFRDAHQSLIATRLTTDDMIAIAEKMDRIGFYSMEVWGGATFDVCIRYLNEDPWERLRLLREHIRKTKLQMLLRGQNVVGYRHYPDDVVEKFVELAHRNGIDIFRVFDALNDVRNMEVAIRKAKEVGAEVQGAIAYTTGKVFTLDYYMKKVEELLALDVDVITIKDMAALLTPWKAYELVSEIKEAYGVPVNVHTHSTTGMAVATYLKAVEAGADYIDTAISPLAFGTAQPGIQTIWHALPEAVGSHLDRELIHEVSRYLKRLLDEKYSGLLRKEALMVNPYVLKYQVPGGMYSNLINQLSEMKALDRLQEVLEEIPRVREDLGWPPLVTPTSQIVGTQAVLNVLFGRYERITEEVKNYIRGLYGRPPGEINPELKRRVLGDEEPIKERPGSLLEPALEKCRKELEELGYLEKEEDVLTYCLFPQVALEFFMARKEGRRAPMMPPTVQRFRIYVDGVEFEVGVEGIDLSGLKYLPQIVETSASSSVPKPAPAPAPASVAAPSTPSAPVPVQSPASPTPAPAGEGAVTAPMPGKILRILVKEGEEVKTGQGLLILEAMKMENEIPAPKDGVVKKILVKEGDTVDTGQTLIELE; encoded by the coding sequence ATGGCAAAGGTCGAGATTATAGATACCACCTTTCGAGATGCTCATCAATCACTGATAGCAACCCGGCTCACAACGGACGATATGATTGCAATAGCCGAGAAGATGGACAGGATAGGCTTCTACTCGATGGAGGTCTGGGGAGGGGCAACCTTCGACGTCTGTATACGCTACCTGAACGAAGACCCCTGGGAGAGGCTGAGGCTCCTGAGGGAGCATATAAGGAAGACAAAGCTTCAGATGCTCCTCAGAGGGCAGAACGTAGTCGGCTACCGCCACTATCCAGACGACGTGGTTGAAAAGTTCGTCGAGCTGGCCCACAGGAACGGGATAGACATCTTCCGGGTGTTTGATGCACTCAACGACGTCAGGAACATGGAGGTCGCGATAAGAAAGGCGAAGGAGGTTGGGGCCGAAGTTCAGGGGGCGATAGCCTACACGACAGGGAAGGTCTTCACGCTGGACTACTACATGAAGAAGGTCGAGGAACTTCTCGCTCTAGACGTTGACGTCATAACGATAAAGGACATGGCAGCTTTGCTCACTCCCTGGAAGGCCTACGAGCTGGTGAGCGAGATAAAAGAGGCCTACGGAGTCCCGGTCAACGTTCACACTCACTCCACAACTGGAATGGCCGTCGCAACGTACCTCAAGGCAGTCGAAGCTGGAGCGGACTACATAGACACCGCCATAAGCCCCCTCGCCTTCGGAACTGCCCAGCCGGGGATACAGACCATCTGGCACGCCCTTCCAGAGGCCGTTGGAAGCCACCTGGACAGGGAGCTTATCCATGAGGTTTCGCGCTACCTCAAGCGGCTTCTCGACGAGAAGTACTCGGGGCTTCTAAGAAAAGAGGCCCTCATGGTGAACCCCTACGTTCTGAAGTACCAGGTTCCGGGAGGGATGTACTCCAACCTGATAAACCAGCTCAGTGAGATGAAAGCTTTAGACCGGCTCCAAGAGGTTCTGGAGGAGATTCCGCGCGTCAGGGAGGATCTTGGCTGGCCGCCGCTGGTAACCCCGACAAGCCAGATAGTCGGCACTCAGGCAGTCTTGAACGTTCTCTTCGGGAGGTACGAGAGGATAACGGAGGAAGTCAAGAACTACATCAGGGGACTCTACGGTAGGCCGCCAGGAGAGATAAACCCCGAACTCAAGAGGCGCGTTCTCGGCGACGAGGAGCCAATAAAGGAAAGGCCCGGGAGCCTGCTAGAACCTGCGCTGGAGAAATGCAGGAAGGAGCTTGAGGAACTCGGCTATCTGGAGAAAGAGGAGGACGTTCTTACGTACTGCCTCTTCCCACAGGTGGCCCTTGAGTTCTTCATGGCGAGGAAAGAGGGAAGGAGAGCACCCATGATGCCACCGACGGTCCAGAGGTTCAGGATTTACGTCGACGGCGTTGAGTTTGAGGTTGGCGTTGAGGGCATCGACCTGAGCGGTCTCAAATATCTGCCGCAGATAGTTGAAACCTCGGCTTCGTCCAGTGTTCCAAAACCAGCACCAGCTCCTGCGCCGGCTTCGGTTGCGGCTCCGAGTACTCCTTCCGCTCCCGTTCCAGTCCAATCTCCAGCATCCCCAACTCCAGCTCCTGCTGGAGAGGGTGCCGTCACCGCCCCAATGCCGGGCAAGATTCTAAGAATCCTCGTTAAGGAAGGCGAGGAAGTAAAAACCGGCCAAGGATTACTCATCCTCGAAGCGATGAAGATGGAGAACGAGATTCCAGCACCAAAGGATGGAGTGGTCAAGAAAATCCTCGTCAAAGAAGGCGACACCGTCGACACCGGACAAACACTAATAGAGCTTGAGTAA
- a CDS encoding carbon starvation CstA family protein, with amino-acid sequence MNSAVIILIAAAIYVGLYMTYGRSLQSKVVRADPNRPTPAHKLYDGVDYVPAHPMVLYGHHFASIAGAGPIVGPAVAMAWGWLPGLLWVWFGNVFIGAVHDYLALMSSVRYDGKSVQWIAGKLMSKRTSMAFELYVWFALVLVIAAFAAVIGGIFVGTPEAATASLLFLGVAVILGWLLYKVQIDFKLGTIIGLVLLIIAVWLGFQFPIVASKQTWYIVLGLYIIVASSLPVWILLQPRDYLNAYILWFGLILGGLAFIVVGVKGIGTFTAPAFTTWSANVVGGKPSPFWPTIPLVIACGALSGFHSIVGSGTTSKQLDNELHGLMVGYGGMFTEGFLSTIVIASIAIYGLQVFQSMNIPVDYNNWGQQYAIQVVKHGIKVGIFAKSYAYGLQDAFGIPFKTGAVFASLWVSAFALTTLDTATRLGRFAWQEIMEMVHGPEILKNKWIASIILVAFGIYMAWGGSWLIIWPAFSGMNQMLASIAMMTASLWVAKVQRPAGAWKWAVVIPALFLWITVTAALVWFLVVIRPGFWVSLITVVGLLLNLLLVFDWYGAWKRPAEEYATA; translated from the coding sequence ATGAACTCCGCTGTAATAATCCTGATAGCAGCGGCGATATACGTTGGACTGTATATGACCTACGGCAGAAGCCTTCAGAGCAAGGTCGTTAGGGCCGACCCCAACAGGCCCACCCCGGCACACAAGCTCTACGACGGCGTTGACTACGTTCCAGCGCACCCGATGGTTCTCTACGGACACCACTTCGCTTCAATAGCAGGTGCAGGGCCAATAGTCGGCCCGGCCGTGGCAATGGCATGGGGATGGCTGCCCGGACTCCTGTGGGTCTGGTTCGGCAACGTCTTCATCGGTGCCGTCCACGACTATCTCGCACTGATGTCATCGGTTCGCTACGATGGTAAGTCCGTCCAGTGGATTGCAGGAAAGCTCATGAGCAAGAGAACGAGCATGGCCTTCGAGCTGTACGTCTGGTTCGCGCTGGTGCTCGTCATAGCGGCCTTTGCGGCAGTCATCGGTGGAATATTCGTCGGCACTCCTGAGGCTGCAACGGCCTCGCTGCTCTTCCTTGGTGTCGCCGTGATACTCGGATGGCTGCTCTACAAGGTGCAGATAGACTTCAAGCTGGGAACGATAATCGGCCTGGTGCTCCTCATTATCGCCGTGTGGCTCGGATTCCAGTTCCCGATAGTGGCCAGCAAGCAGACCTGGTACATAGTCCTCGGACTCTACATCATCGTTGCCTCGTCCCTGCCGGTCTGGATTCTGCTACAGCCGAGGGACTACCTCAACGCCTACATCCTCTGGTTCGGCCTTATCCTCGGTGGCCTGGCCTTCATCGTGGTCGGCGTTAAGGGAATCGGAACCTTCACGGCCCCAGCGTTTACCACCTGGAGCGCCAACGTCGTCGGCGGGAAGCCATCACCCTTCTGGCCGACCATACCACTGGTCATCGCGTGCGGAGCACTGAGCGGCTTCCACTCCATCGTCGGCTCAGGAACGACCAGCAAGCAGCTTGACAACGAGCTTCACGGCCTCATGGTCGGCTACGGAGGTATGTTCACCGAGGGCTTCCTCTCAACCATCGTCATCGCCTCGATAGCCATATACGGCCTCCAGGTCTTCCAGAGCATGAACATCCCCGTTGACTACAACAACTGGGGACAGCAGTACGCCATCCAGGTCGTCAAGCACGGCATAAAGGTCGGAATCTTCGCCAAGAGCTACGCCTACGGTCTGCAGGATGCCTTCGGAATACCCTTCAAGACCGGTGCCGTCTTCGCCAGCCTCTGGGTCTCGGCATTCGCGCTGACAACCCTCGATACCGCGACGAGGCTCGGTCGCTTTGCCTGGCAGGAGATCATGGAGATGGTTCACGGGCCGGAGATACTCAAGAACAAGTGGATAGCTTCAATAATCCTCGTCGCCTTTGGTATCTACATGGCCTGGGGCGGAAGCTGGCTCATTATCTGGCCGGCCTTCAGCGGTATGAACCAGATGCTCGCGAGCATCGCAATGATGACGGCATCGCTGTGGGTGGCAAAGGTTCAGAGGCCAGCGGGCGCCTGGAAGTGGGCGGTCGTCATTCCAGCGCTGTTCCTGTGGATCACAGTTACAGCGGCCCTCGTCTGGTTCCTCGTCGTCATCAGGCCAGGGTTCTGGGTCAGCCTTATCACCGTCGTCGGCCTGCTCCTCAACCTGCTCCTGGTCTTTGACTGGTACGGAGCCTGGAAGAGACCGGCAGAGGAGTACGCGACCGCGTGA
- a CDS encoding ArsA family ATPase, translating into MREFLIPKKGFRTVFVIGKGGVGKTTTSAALAVALSKKGYRTLIVSLDPAHNLGDVFMVKLKDKPKKLADNLYASELDMEKLIKDYLKHLEKNLKHMYRYLTVINLEKYFEVLSFSPGIEEYATLEAIREILAEGDEWDVIVFDTPPTGLTLRVLALPRISLIWADKLIEIRRKILERRRAIAKIQGDQKFVVDGEEFTLPKDEEEDAVMKELKAYREEVEFVEKVLTDPDKTSVIAVMNPEMLPLYETERAHESLRKFKVPFNLIVVNKVITLREEIPELKVKLEAQEKVLEEIGKKFKGVEVIKIPMFAEEPRGMEWLERLGGLILEG; encoded by the coding sequence ATGAGGGAGTTCCTCATTCCGAAGAAAGGCTTCAGGACAGTGTTCGTTATAGGCAAGGGCGGGGTCGGAAAGACCACCACGAGCGCCGCCCTGGCAGTGGCGCTATCAAAAAAAGGCTACAGGACGCTTATAGTGTCACTCGACCCAGCACACAACCTGGGCGACGTCTTCATGGTCAAGCTCAAGGACAAGCCAAAGAAGCTCGCCGATAACCTATACGCCAGCGAGCTGGATATGGAGAAGCTCATTAAGGACTACCTCAAGCACCTTGAGAAGAACCTCAAGCACATGTACCGGTACCTCACCGTCATAAACTTGGAGAAATACTTCGAGGTGCTCAGCTTCTCACCGGGCATAGAGGAGTACGCGACGCTGGAGGCGATAAGGGAAATACTGGCCGAAGGGGATGAATGGGACGTCATAGTCTTTGACACACCTCCCACCGGGTTAACGCTCCGTGTTCTCGCGCTGCCGAGGATTTCCCTCATCTGGGCCGACAAGCTCATCGAGATAAGGCGCAAAATACTCGAGAGAAGGCGTGCCATAGCGAAGATACAGGGCGACCAGAAGTTCGTCGTTGACGGCGAGGAGTTCACTCTGCCCAAGGACGAGGAAGAAGATGCGGTCATGAAGGAACTCAAGGCCTATCGGGAGGAAGTTGAGTTCGTCGAGAAGGTTCTAACCGACCCCGACAAGACGAGCGTCATAGCGGTGATGAATCCCGAGATGCTTCCCCTCTACGAGACGGAGAGGGCCCACGAGAGCCTGAGGAAGTTCAAGGTGCCCTTCAACCTGATAGTCGTCAACAAGGTCATAACGCTGAGGGAGGAGATTCCAGAGCTGAAAGTCAAGCTCGAAGCCCAGGAAAAGGTTCTGGAGGAGATAGGAAAGAAGTTCAAGGGCGTTGAAGTAATAAAGATACCCATGTTCGCCGAGGAGCCGAGGGGCATGGAATGGCTCGAAAGGCTTGGAGGTTTAATCCTTGAGGGCTGA
- a CDS encoding iron-sulfur cluster assembly protein codes for MRAEEILELLREVKNPFTEMDIVSEGLVTKVVVEEETTIIYVAFARSTPQTPFSMAVNWPLQARIIRDMVKVLEDKLGYFEIVDDMTLQRYYPIEEV; via the coding sequence TTGAGGGCTGAGGAGATACTGGAGCTGCTCCGGGAGGTGAAGAACCCCTTCACGGAGATGGACATAGTCAGCGAGGGCCTCGTGACCAAGGTCGTGGTTGAGGAGGAGACCACGATAATATACGTCGCCTTCGCGAGGAGCACCCCTCAGACTCCCTTTTCCATGGCCGTCAACTGGCCCCTGCAGGCGAGGATAATCAGGGACATGGTAAAGGTTTTAGAGGACAAGCTGGGATACTTTGAGATAGTTGATGACATGACGTTGCAGCGGTACTACCCAATTGAGGAGGTCTAA